From Pseudoalteromonas viridis, the proteins below share one genomic window:
- a CDS encoding TonB-dependent receptor, translating into MKAMKRSTLATLINATLFSAVAGTSFSTLAEEAQAKSNQLEVIQITARKRVENAQEVPVSVSALQGDNLDAYSSAGMDIRFMNAKIPSLSVESSFGRTFPRFYVRGLGNTDFDLNASQPVSLVVDEVVQENPILKGFPVFDIARIEVLRGPQGTLFGRNTPAGLVKFDSVKPSQEFDGYAAVSYGSNSSIDFEGAAGTGLTDKISTRVSVLVQDKPDYIDVKAPGFEKEDSLGGYNEMAARVQFLYEGDDFTGLLNYHVRDLDGRPIAFRANLIEKGSNNINPLYDNDVVYHDAASRSTQEVDTQGLSLKLEWDLKEHTITSISGWESAEIYSRADVDGGYGNNFAPTMGPGFIPFSSETADAIPEHDQYTQELRLSSNFSGDFNYQVGLFLFEEDLTIESYSFDTGTYDEAAGNYGLQNGYAVQEQETSAWALFGSFDYTVSEQLDVTLGLRYSDDEKDFYAKRTDNPTPWNGSPDFLEGRANPSDSHVSWDLSATYKLTDDVNLFGRLANGFRAPSVQGRILFGDVVTVAESETTNSIEFGVKSDVLDGQGRVNATVFYFQMDDQQLTAVGGGSNFNRLINADKTTGYGFELDTEWVLTDELNATFNLSYNKTELKDDTLAVAVCAQCTVTDPTYTIQGPNGPEARAILDGNSLPHAPEWISNATLRYTKELEGGEFFVYTDLSYRSEIDFFLYESIEFKGEALFEAGVRAGYAWNSGDNDYEVSAFVRNLFDEQVVIGGVDFNNNTGMLNEERFVGAEFKVKFF; encoded by the coding sequence ATGAAAGCAATGAAAAGATCTACGTTAGCAACTTTAATCAATGCGACGTTGTTCTCTGCTGTAGCAGGTACTTCATTCTCTACGCTTGCAGAAGAAGCGCAAGCTAAAAGCAATCAACTGGAAGTGATCCAAATCACCGCGCGTAAGCGTGTTGAGAACGCACAAGAAGTGCCAGTTTCTGTGTCTGCTTTACAAGGCGACAACCTGGATGCATACAGCTCTGCTGGTATGGATATCCGCTTTATGAATGCCAAGATCCCGAGTCTGTCGGTTGAATCTTCATTCGGACGTACATTCCCACGCTTTTATGTTCGTGGTCTGGGTAACACCGACTTCGATTTGAACGCCTCTCAGCCAGTTTCTTTGGTGGTTGACGAAGTGGTTCAGGAAAACCCCATTCTTAAAGGCTTCCCTGTATTTGATATTGCTCGCATCGAAGTATTGCGTGGTCCACAGGGAACGCTGTTTGGTCGTAACACACCAGCAGGTCTGGTTAAGTTCGACAGCGTTAAACCAAGTCAGGAATTTGATGGTTATGCCGCGGTTTCTTATGGCAGCAACAGCTCAATTGATTTTGAGGGTGCGGCCGGTACAGGTTTGACTGATAAAATCTCTACCCGAGTGTCTGTATTGGTTCAGGACAAGCCTGACTATATCGATGTGAAAGCGCCTGGCTTTGAAAAAGAAGATTCACTGGGTGGCTACAACGAAATGGCTGCACGCGTACAATTTTTGTATGAAGGCGACGACTTCACTGGCCTGTTGAATTATCACGTACGTGACCTTGACGGTCGTCCAATCGCGTTCCGTGCTAACCTGATAGAGAAAGGCTCTAACAACATTAACCCATTGTATGATAACGATGTGGTATACCATGATGCGGCATCCCGCTCTACTCAAGAAGTCGACACGCAAGGCCTGAGCCTGAAGCTTGAATGGGATCTGAAAGAGCACACTATTACCTCTATTAGTGGCTGGGAAAGTGCTGAAATTTACTCACGTGCAGACGTTGACGGTGGTTACGGTAATAACTTTGCCCCAACAATGGGCCCTGGTTTCATTCCGTTTTCTTCTGAAACAGCGGATGCCATTCCTGAGCATGACCAGTACACACAGGAACTTCGCCTTTCAAGTAACTTCTCGGGTGACTTCAATTATCAGGTTGGTTTATTCCTGTTTGAAGAAGACCTGACTATTGAGAGCTACAGCTTTGACACTGGCACATACGATGAAGCCGCTGGTAACTATGGCCTGCAAAACGGCTATGCGGTCCAGGAGCAAGAGACGTCGGCATGGGCACTGTTTGGTTCATTTGATTACACTGTATCTGAGCAGCTAGACGTGACACTGGGTCTGCGTTACTCAGACGACGAAAAAGATTTCTACGCAAAAAGAACGGATAACCCAACGCCTTGGAACGGTTCTCCAGACTTCCTGGAAGGCCGTGCGAATCCAAGTGACAGCCATGTAAGCTGGGATCTAAGTGCAACTTACAAGTTGACGGATGATGTGAACCTGTTCGGTCGCCTGGCAAACGGTTTCCGTGCACCAAGTGTTCAGGGCCGTATCCTGTTCGGTGACGTCGTCACTGTGGCTGAGTCAGAAACCACTAACTCAATCGAGTTTGGTGTGAAGTCTGACGTACTGGACGGTCAGGGCCGTGTGAACGCAACCGTATTCTACTTCCAGATGGATGACCAGCAGCTGACAGCCGTAGGCGGTGGCTCTAACTTTAACCGTCTGATTAACGCTGATAAAACGACTGGCTATGGTTTCGAGCTAGACACAGAATGGGTGTTAACGGATGAGCTAAACGCGACCTTTAACCTGAGCTATAACAAAACTGAGCTGAAAGATGACACCTTGGCAGTTGCGGTATGTGCTCAGTGTACAGTCACTGATCCGACATACACAATCCAAGGTCCAAATGGTCCTGAAGCGCGTGCTATTCTAGACGGCAACAGCCTGCCACATGCACCTGAGTGGATCTCAAACGCCACTTTGCGTTACACCAAAGAGCTGGAAGGCGGTGAATTCTTCGTATACACCGACCTGTCTTATCGCAGTGAAATCGACTTCTTCTTGTACGAGTCGATTGAATTTAAAGGCGAAGCGCTATTTGAAGCCGGTGTACGTGCGGGCTACGCGTGGAACTCGGGCGACAACGACTACGAAGTTTCAGCATTCGTTCGTAACCTGTTCGATGAGCAGGTGGTTATCGGTGGTGTAGACTTTAACAACAACACAGGTATGCTGAACGAAGAGCGCTTTGTTGGTGCTGAGTTCAAAGTGAAATTCTTTTAA
- the sixA gene encoding phosphohistidine phosphatase SixA, producing MKTILIMRHGEAGPMQANDAARALTSRGHTQAVEMGQWLAQHYPPQAVLVSPYIRAQQTAQAVLQNSSVSFEQTCQDIVPSGNAAVAIDYLETLISMHDTLDTWLVVAHMPIVSYLVDQLVPGEMPIFATASVAVIQYDPETLKSDLVKLVNPTS from the coding sequence ATGAAAACAATTCTGATCATGCGCCATGGCGAAGCGGGTCCTATGCAGGCCAACGATGCGGCCAGAGCACTGACGTCGCGCGGTCATACTCAGGCTGTTGAGATGGGCCAGTGGCTAGCTCAACATTATCCACCACAGGCTGTTCTTGTGAGCCCCTATATCAGGGCACAGCAGACGGCACAGGCAGTACTGCAAAATAGCTCGGTATCGTTTGAGCAGACCTGCCAGGATATTGTGCCCAGTGGCAATGCCGCTGTAGCCATAGATTACCTGGAAACCTTGATAAGCATGCACGACACCCTGGATACCTGGTTGGTTGTGGCGCATATGCCCATAGTCAGTTACTTGGTTGACCAATTGGTGCCGGGCGAAATGCCTATCTTTGCAACGGCCTCAGTTGCAGTGATCCAGTATGACCCAGAAACACTTAAAAGTGACTTAGTGAAGCTGGTAAACCCAACAAGCTAA